A genomic segment from Candidatus Krumholzibacteriia bacterium encodes:
- a CDS encoding ECF-type sigma factor, protein MSQDPRPPNFDDDETLLAVYDEMRVIARRRVRQYGADSLQPTELANEAYTRFGKKGHRWSNRSHLLRIAARTMRDVLVERARRKASLKRGGDWERVDWESAARVAVDHPDELIMLDEAMERLDEESPEAAEVVRLKFFAGLTSEEAASILEISRRSVERRWAFARAWLYRILAED, encoded by the coding sequence GTGTCCCAAGATCCACGCCCGCCCAACTTCGACGACGACGAGACCCTTCTCGCCGTCTACGACGAGATGCGCGTGATCGCACGCCGTCGCGTGCGGCAGTACGGGGCCGACTCCCTGCAGCCGACCGAACTCGCCAACGAGGCCTACACCCGCTTCGGGAAGAAGGGGCATCGCTGGAGCAACCGCAGTCACCTGCTGCGGATCGCGGCTCGCACCATGCGCGACGTGTTGGTCGAGCGCGCCCGGCGCAAGGCGAGCCTGAAGCGCGGCGGGGATTGGGAGCGGGTCGACTGGGAGTCGGCCGCACGGGTCGCGGTCGATCACCCCGACGAACTGATCATGCTCGACGAGGCAATGGAACGGTTGGATGAGGAGTCGCCGGAAGCCGCCGAGGTGGTCCGGCTCAAGTTCTTCGCCGGACTGACCAGCGAGGAAGCGGCGTCGATCCTCGAGATCTCGCGGCGCTCGGTCGAGCGACGCTGGGCCTTCGCGCGCGCCTG
- a CDS encoding TIGR01458 family HAD-type hydrolase encodes MPHPLPGLLLDIDGVLTSGSEPVDGAPAALRALRAAGHPLRLVTNTTSRSRAVLARQLRDGGFDIDDDEILNPMVAASRWLREQEREPAALFVPETAREDFRGVEQSEEDVRAVVIGDLREAWTYDTMNRILRLLLEAPDRTLVALGGTRYWRARDGWRLDVGPFAAAFEMATSRPAKILGKPAADFFHLGCSAVDRAPPNVVMVGDDIRSDVGGALEAGLRAIQVRTGKFRAADLDEPIDPTTVLDSIADLPTFLAENQGL; translated from the coding sequence ATGCCTCACCCCCTGCCCGGTCTGCTGCTCGACATCGACGGTGTGCTCACCTCCGGATCCGAGCCCGTCGACGGCGCACCGGCGGCTCTCCGCGCGCTGCGGGCAGCCGGTCACCCCCTCCGGCTGGTCACGAACACCACGTCGCGCTCGCGCGCGGTGCTCGCGCGTCAGCTCCGCGATGGTGGTTTCGACATCGACGACGACGAGATCCTGAACCCCATGGTCGCCGCCTCGCGGTGGCTCCGCGAACAGGAACGCGAACCGGCGGCCCTGTTCGTTCCGGAGACCGCGCGCGAGGACTTCCGGGGCGTCGAGCAGAGCGAAGAGGACGTGCGCGCGGTGGTGATCGGCGACCTCCGCGAGGCCTGGACCTACGACACCATGAACCGGATCCTCCGACTGCTCCTCGAGGCTCCCGATCGCACGCTGGTCGCGCTCGGGGGCACCCGCTACTGGCGTGCCCGCGACGGATGGCGCCTCGATGTCGGACCCTTCGCCGCTGCCTTCGAAATGGCCACCAGCCGACCGGCGAAGATCCTCGGCAAGCCCGCCGCCGACTTCTTCCACCTGGGGTGCAGCGCGGTCGATCGCGCGCCGCCGAACGTGGTCATGGTGGGCGACGACATCCGTTCCGATGTCGGGGGTGCACTCGAGGCCGGGCTCCGGGCGATCCAGGTCCGGACCGGCAAGTTCCGGGCAGCGGACCTCGACGAGCCCATCGACCCGACCACGGTGCTCGATTCGATCGCGGACCTTCCCACCTTCCTCGCCGAGAACCAAGGGCTGTGA